The Vicia villosa cultivar HV-30 ecotype Madison, WI unplaced genomic scaffold, Vvil1.0 ctg.000441F_1_1, whole genome shotgun sequence genome includes a window with the following:
- the LOC131628291 gene encoding beta-amylase 1, chloroplastic-like, with product MALSMTHQIGSLVGTPVPIESTGGEAPAKLNAAAVWKTPAMNLSCKASRSDVIADGLSPPMSPIRSPVLGGTRPDLNVACQAFTMEAETAVEKEHVSGARSKKGKGSGVPVYVMMPLDSVSMGNGVNRKKAVNAAMAALKSAGVEGVMMDVWWGLVEREGPGEYNWGGYNELMEMAKKHGLKVQAVMSFHQCGGNVGDSVTIPLPKWAVEEIDKDPDLAYTDQWGRRNYEYISLGCDTLPVLKGRTPVQCYADFMRAFRDNFKHLLGDTIVEIQVGMGPAGELRYPSYPEQNGTWKFPGIGAFQCFDKYMLSSLKAAAEAANKSNWGSTGPTDAGEYNNWPEDTNFFRKDGGGWDSEYGEFFLTWYSQMLLEHGERILTSTKSIFDNTGVKISVKVAGIHWHYGTRSHAPELTAGYYNTRKRDGYLPIAQMLARHGAVFNFTCIEMRDHEQPQDALCAPEKLVNQVALATQKAQVHLAGENALPRYDEHAHEQILKASQLNVEGNSDDTEMCAFTYLRMNQHLFQPDNWRKFVAFVKKMKEGKSTDKCWEQVEREAEHFVHVTQPLVQEAVAMMH from the exons ATGGCCTTGAGTATGACTCATCAGATCGGGAGCCTCGTTGGAACTCCGGTACCGATTGAATCGACTGGCGGAGAGGCACCGGCGAAGTTGAACGCAGCGGCGGTATGGAAAACACCAGCTATGAATCTTAGTTGTAAAGCGAGTAGGTCAGATGTTATCGCAGACGGATTATCACCTCCTATGAGTCCGATTAGATCGCCGGTACTTGGCGGAACCCGGCCAGATCTGAACGTAGCGTGTCAAGCTTTTACGATGGAAGCGGAAACGGCGGTGGAGAAGGAGCATGTATCGGGAGCGAGATCGAAGAAAGGGAAGGGAAGCGGAGTACCGGTTTATGTGATGATGCCGTTGGATAGTGTGAGTATGGGGAACGGTGTGAATAGGAAGAAGGCGGTGAATGCGGCGATGGCAGCGTTGAAGAGTGCTGGTGTGGAAGGGGTTATGATGGATGTGTGGTGGGGGTTGGTGGAGAGAGAAGGTCCGGGGGAATATAATTGGGGCGGTTATAATGAGCTTATGGAAATGGCGAAGAAGCACGGGCTTAAAGTTCAGGCGGTTATGTCGTTTCATCAATGCGGTGGTAACGTCGGTGATTCTGTCAC TATTCCCTTGCCTAAATGGGCTGTGGAGGAGATTGATAAAGATCCTGATCTTGCATATACTGATCAATGGGGAAGAAGAAACTATGAATATATATCACTTGGATGTGATACTTTGCCAGTACTTAAGGGAAGAACCCCAGTTCAATGTTATGCTGATTTCATGCGTGCTTTTAGAGACAATTTCAAGCACCTTCTTGGGGATACCATTGTG GAAATCCAAGTTGGAATGGGACCGGCTGGGGAGTTACGTTACCCATCATACCCAGAGCAAAATGGGACATGGAAATTCCCAGGAATTGGTGCTTTCCAATGCTTTGACAAG TATATGTTGAGCAGTTTAAAAGCTGCAGCTGAAGCTGCTAATAAGTCAAACTGGGGAAGCACAGGCCCAACTGATGCAGGTGAATACAACAACTGGCCAGAAGATACTAACTTTTTCcgcaaagatggtggaggctgGGATAGTGAATATGGTGAATTTTTCCTCACATGGTACTCTCAGATGTTGTTGGAACATGGTGAGAGAATTCTCACATCAACAAAATCAATCTTTGACAATACTGGAGTTAAGATATCGGTAAAAGTTGCCGGTATTCATTGGCACTATGGTACAAGGTCTCATGCTCCTGAGCTAACTGCAGGATACTACAACACCCGTAAACGCGATGGTTACCTCCCAATTGCTCAAATGTTGGCACGTCACGGTGCTGTTTTCAACTTCACATGTATTGAGATGCGTGACCACGAACAGCCACAGGATGCACTTTGCGCACCTGAAAAGCTCGTGAATCAAGTGGCTTTAGCCACCCAGAAGGCACAGGTTCATCTTGCCGGCGAAAATGCACTGCCACGGTATGATGAACATGCACACGAGCAGATATTAAAGGCGTCACAGTTGAATGTCGAAGGTAACTCGGATGACACAGAGATGTGTGCATTTACATACCTGAGGATGAACCAACATTTGTTTCAACCTGATAATTGGAGAAAGTTTGTGGCATttgtgaagaagatgaaagaaGGAAAAAGTACTGATAAATGTTGGGAGCAAGTGGAGAGAGAAGCTGAGCATTTTGTGCATGTTACACAGCCTCTTGTGCAAGAAGCTGTTGCTATGATGCACTAA